Proteins encoded by one window of Yersinia massiliensis:
- a CDS encoding methyl-accepting chemotaxis protein codes for MQFLKNITIRAALLWVLGAFCLLWGGVSAYTLLSLNQLTQSSNANSVLVENMNLVNQGTDQYFRMVTRLARSVDYRQSGNMADADKELKSSNVALENLKKKLAEFKAIDHAQIDPALVTGVIEGWSGLIDQGVTPLYQAAMDNNTAAYQELAKKTVPALSRQYGTVAENFNQAASQAIGVAKEQFSQLTKISSITLISALVAGLVILLATDRYLLVNLVRPLDDIREHFRVIASGQLGQPIADFGRNCVGQLFPLLRDVQTSLVNTVEAIRSSTDGIYHGAAEISAGNTDLSSRTEQQAAALEETAASMEQLTATVKHNADNAHHASQLAANASTTAKKGGALVADVIHTMDDISASSRKIADITTVINSIAFQTNILALNAAVEAARAGEQGRGFAVVASEVRNLAQRSAQAAKEIDGLITESVNRVKSGSALVESAGTTMDEIVRAITNVTDLMGEIASASDEQSKGISQVGQAVAEMDSVTQQNAALVQEASRAAASLEEQATQLNRAVAVFKLRSDDERANTVVKVRTNPLKVAPVAAKVDSNANWETF; via the coding sequence ATGCAGTTTTTAAAAAATATTACTATCAGAGCAGCGTTACTTTGGGTGCTTGGCGCCTTTTGCCTGCTTTGGGGCGGCGTCTCTGCCTATACGCTGCTGTCACTGAACCAACTGACACAATCGTCTAATGCGAACAGTGTCTTGGTTGAAAACATGAATTTAGTCAATCAGGGGACAGATCAATATTTCCGTATGGTGACGCGTTTGGCGCGTTCGGTCGATTATCGCCAAAGTGGCAACATGGCGGACGCGGACAAAGAACTTAAATCGTCGAATGTCGCCTTAGAGAATTTGAAGAAGAAACTCGCAGAATTTAAAGCCATCGATCATGCGCAGATTGATCCTGCGTTAGTCACAGGGGTGATCGAGGGATGGAGCGGATTGATTGATCAGGGGGTGACACCGCTTTATCAAGCTGCGATGGATAACAATACAGCTGCTTATCAAGAGTTAGCGAAAAAAACAGTCCCCGCATTGAGCCGCCAATATGGCACCGTTGCCGAGAATTTTAATCAGGCAGCCTCGCAAGCCATTGGCGTCGCAAAAGAGCAATTCTCGCAGCTCACAAAAATCAGCAGCATCACGCTTATCTCTGCCTTGGTGGCTGGTTTAGTGATTTTACTGGCGACCGACCGCTATTTATTAGTGAATTTAGTCCGCCCGCTGGATGATATTCGTGAGCATTTTCGGGTTATTGCCTCCGGTCAGTTAGGGCAGCCTATTGCTGATTTTGGTCGCAACTGTGTTGGACAGCTTTTCCCACTATTACGTGATGTGCAAACCAGTTTGGTCAATACCGTTGAGGCTATTCGTAGCAGTACTGATGGGATTTATCATGGTGCGGCTGAAATCTCTGCCGGCAATACTGATTTATCCTCTCGCACCGAACAGCAGGCCGCTGCGCTGGAAGAGACAGCCGCCAGTATGGAGCAGTTAACCGCCACAGTGAAACACAATGCGGATAATGCACATCATGCTAGCCAACTGGCGGCGAATGCCTCCACCACGGCGAAAAAAGGCGGTGCGCTGGTGGCTGATGTCATTCACACCATGGATGATATCTCGGCCAGTTCGCGCAAAATTGCGGATATCACAACGGTGATTAACAGTATTGCTTTCCAAACCAATATTTTGGCGTTGAACGCGGCGGTTGAAGCCGCCAGAGCGGGTGAGCAAGGGCGTGGTTTTGCGGTGGTTGCCAGTGAAGTGCGTAACCTCGCGCAGCGCAGTGCGCAAGCGGCGAAAGAGATCGATGGCTTAATCACCGAGTCCGTAAACCGAGTCAAAAGCGGTTCGGCATTGGTGGAGAGTGCTGGCACGACCATGGATGAAATTGTCCGCGCTATCACGAATGTCACTGATTTAATGGGTGAGATTGCTTCGGCTTCTGATGAACAAAGTAAAGGTATCAGCCAAGTCGGGCAGGCGGTCGCTGAAATGGATAGCGTGACCCAGCAAAATGCCGCGTTGGTGCAAGAAGCGTCTCGTGCTGCAGCCTCATTGGAAGAACAGGCGACGCAATTAAACCGTGCTGTCGCGGTATTTAAATTGCGCTCAGATGATGAGCGGGCAAACACGGTGGTTAAAGTGAGAACGAATCCGCTAAAAGTCGCCCCTGTCGCCGCTAAAGTGGACAGTAATGCCAACTGGGAAACGTTCTAG
- the chiQ gene encoding ChiQ/YbfN family lipoprotein — protein sequence MKKTLFIIAAVLGLSACAPQTPVQPEDTKLKQAYSACINASEGSPERLIPCKAVLNVLKQEKAHQAFTDKETVRVLDYQRCIDAAHTGNGQAYDAQCGKLWQEIRANN from the coding sequence ATGAAAAAAACGCTTTTTATTATTGCTGCTGTGTTGGGATTGAGTGCCTGTGCACCCCAAACCCCAGTTCAACCAGAAGATACAAAACTGAAGCAAGCTTACAGCGCTTGTATCAATGCTAGCGAAGGCTCGCCGGAGAGATTGATTCCCTGCAAAGCCGTATTGAATGTGTTGAAGCAAGAAAAAGCGCATCAGGCGTTTACTGATAAAGAGACTGTTCGGGTATTGGATTATCAGCGTTGCATTGACGCCGCACATACCGGTAATGGTCAGGCGTATGACGCGCAGTGTGGAAAACTATGGCAAGAAATTCGCGCCAATAATTAA
- the kdpE gene encoding two-component system response regulator KdpE: MTPTNILIVEDEKEIRRFVRIALEGEGWRVFESDTLQRGLIEAGTRKPDLIILDLGLPDGDGLTYIQDLRQWSAIPIIVLSARSNEEDKVLALDAGADDYLSKPFGISELLARVRVALRRHSSGSQESPLVNFADISVDLINRQVTRSGESLHLTPIEFRLLSALIANAGKVITQRQLLTQVWGPNYVEHSHYLRIYMGHLRQKLETDPTRPKHLLTETGVGYRFIF, translated from the coding sequence ATCACCCCGACGAATATCCTTATCGTTGAAGACGAAAAAGAGATCCGCCGCTTTGTGCGTATAGCGCTGGAGGGCGAGGGCTGGCGAGTATTTGAGAGCGATACTCTTCAACGAGGCTTGATTGAAGCGGGTACGCGTAAACCGGATCTGATCATTTTAGATTTGGGCCTACCCGATGGTGATGGCCTAACTTACATTCAGGATCTTCGTCAGTGGAGCGCGATTCCGATTATCGTGCTATCGGCTCGTAGCAATGAAGAAGACAAGGTTCTGGCACTGGATGCGGGGGCGGATGACTATTTAAGTAAACCCTTTGGCATTAGCGAATTATTGGCCCGTGTGCGAGTGGCATTACGCCGTCACAGTAGTGGCAGCCAAGAAAGCCCATTGGTCAATTTTGCCGATATCAGCGTGGATTTGATTAACCGCCAAGTCACCCGTTCTGGTGAAAGTTTGCACCTCACTCCCATTGAGTTTCGCTTACTCTCCGCATTGATAGCCAATGCGGGTAAGGTGATAACACAACGCCAGTTACTCACCCAAGTCTGGGGACCCAATTATGTTGAACACAGCCATTATTTGCGCATTTACATGGGCCATTTACGCCAGAAATTAGAAACAGATCCCACTCGCCCCAAACATCTATTGACTGAAACAGGTGTTGGCTATCGATTCATTTTTTAG
- the pgm gene encoding phosphoglucomutase (alpha-D-glucose-1,6-bisphosphate-dependent) produces MANHPRAGQAAQQSDLINVAQLTSQYYVLQPDAENPAHAVKFGTSGHRGSAVRHSFNEAHILAIAQAIAEVRHQHGITGPCYVGKDTHALSEPAFISVLEVLTANGVDVVVQQDNGFTPTPAISHAILCHNVKGNTLADGIVITPSHNPPEDGGIKYNPPNGGPADTNLTSVIEKRANQLLALKLDGVKRQTLDKAWRGNHLREQDLIQPYVEGLVDVVDIPAIQRAGLKLGVDPLGGSGIAYWQRIGEHYKLDLTLVNDSIDQTFRFMHLDHDGVIRMDCSSESAMAGLLALRDKFDLAFANDPDYDRHGIVTPAGLMNPNHYLAVSINYLFQNRPQWGADVAVGKTLVSSAMIDRVVADLGRKLVEVPVGFKWFVDGLHDGSFGFGGEESAGASFLRFNGTPWSTDKDGIIMCLLAAEITAVTGKNPQHHYDDLAQRFGAPSYNRIQAPATQAQKNALSKLSPEMVSASMLAGDPITARLTTAPGNGASIGGLKVMTDNGWFAARPSGTEEAYKIYCESFLGAEHREKIEREAVDIVSDVLAGAK; encoded by the coding sequence GTGGCTAACCACCCTCGTGCTGGGCAAGCGGCTCAGCAAAGCGATTTGATTAATGTTGCTCAGTTGACCTCGCAATACTATGTGTTGCAGCCGGATGCAGAAAACCCAGCCCATGCCGTCAAGTTTGGCACTTCTGGGCATCGTGGCAGTGCAGTACGCCACAGTTTTAATGAAGCACACATTCTGGCTATCGCACAGGCAATAGCCGAAGTTCGTCACCAACACGGCATTACGGGTCCGTGTTATGTGGGTAAAGATACCCACGCATTATCTGAACCGGCGTTTATTTCGGTATTGGAAGTGCTGACGGCAAATGGTGTCGATGTTGTGGTGCAGCAAGACAACGGTTTCACTCCTACGCCCGCTATTTCGCATGCCATTTTGTGCCATAACGTTAAGGGTAATACCTTGGCGGACGGCATTGTTATCACACCGTCCCACAATCCGCCCGAAGATGGTGGTATCAAATATAATCCACCGAATGGCGGCCCAGCCGATACCAATCTGACCTCCGTCATCGAAAAACGCGCTAATCAGCTGCTTGCTTTGAAGCTAGACGGTGTTAAGCGTCAAACGCTGGATAAAGCGTGGCGCGGTAACCATCTGCGTGAGCAAGATTTGATTCAGCCGTATGTTGAAGGGTTGGTCGATGTGGTCGATATCCCCGCGATTCAACGTGCAGGTTTGAAGTTAGGTGTTGATCCCTTGGGGGGCTCAGGTATTGCTTACTGGCAACGCATCGGTGAGCACTATAAGTTGGACTTGACGCTAGTTAATGATTCTATCGATCAAACCTTCCGTTTTATGCATCTTGATCACGATGGTGTGATCCGCATGGATTGCTCGTCAGAATCAGCGATGGCCGGTCTGTTGGCACTGCGTGATAAATTTGATTTAGCCTTTGCCAATGATCCTGATTACGACCGTCATGGCATTGTGACCCCAGCCGGCTTGATGAATCCAAATCATTATCTCGCGGTATCAATTAATTACCTGTTCCAAAATCGTCCTCAATGGGGCGCTGATGTGGCGGTGGGTAAAACGCTGGTGTCCAGTGCGATGATTGACCGAGTGGTGGCAGATCTGGGCCGTAAGCTGGTCGAAGTGCCCGTTGGTTTCAAATGGTTTGTCGATGGGTTGCACGATGGGAGCTTTGGTTTTGGTGGTGAAGAGAGTGCAGGGGCCTCTTTCTTGCGCTTTAACGGCACTCCTTGGTCGACCGACAAAGACGGCATCATCATGTGTCTGTTGGCGGCAGAAATCACCGCTGTGACTGGCAAGAACCCACAACATCATTACGATGATTTAGCACAACGTTTTGGTGCGCCAAGTTATAACCGTATTCAGGCTCCGGCAACGCAAGCACAGAAGAATGCCCTGTCTAAGTTGTCACCTGAAATGGTGAGTGCGAGTATGCTGGCGGGTGACCCAATCACTGCACGTTTAACCACCGCACCGGGTAATGGTGCATCAATTGGTGGGTTGAAGGTGATGACGGATAACGGTTGGTTCGCTGCTCGTCCATCAGGCACGGAAGAAGCGTATAAAATTTACTGTGAAAGTTTCCTTGGCGCAGAGCATCGCGAAAAGATAGAGCGGGAAGCGGTCGATATTGTCAGTGATGTGCTGGCTGGCGCTAAATAA
- the fur gene encoding ferric iron uptake transcriptional regulator translates to MTDNNKALKNAGLKVTLPRLKILEVLQDPACHHVSAEDLYKKLIDIGEEIGLATVYRVLNQFDDAGIVTRHNFEGGKSVFELTQQHHHDHLICLDCGKVIEFSNEAIETLQREISKQHGIKLTNHSLYLYGHCETGDCRENESAHDKR, encoded by the coding sequence ATGACTGACAACAACAAAGCCTTAAAAAACGCTGGCCTTAAAGTAACACTGCCCCGGCTGAAGATTCTGGAAGTGTTGCAAGATCCGGCATGCCATCATGTCAGCGCGGAAGATCTTTATAAAAAGCTGATTGATATCGGTGAGGAAATTGGTCTGGCGACGGTTTACCGCGTATTGAACCAGTTTGATGATGCCGGTATTGTGACCCGCCACAATTTCGAGGGTGGCAAATCAGTCTTTGAATTGACGCAGCAGCACCATCACGATCATCTGATTTGCTTGGATTGTGGCAAAGTGATCGAGTTTAGTAATGAAGCGATTGAAACACTTCAGCGTGAAATTTCTAAACAACACGGTATTAAGCTCACCAATCACAGTCTGTATTTGTACGGCCACTGTGAAACCGGCGATTGCCGTGAAAATGAGTCTGCGCACGATAAAAGATAA
- the ybfE gene encoding LexA regulated protein, translated as MAKEQTDRTTLDLFADERRPGRPKTNPLSRDEQLRINKRNQLQRDKVRGLRRVELKINADAVDVLNSLAEQRNISRSELIEQMLLAQLAHDQDRF; from the coding sequence ATGGCAAAAGAACAAACGGACCGCACAACGCTGGATCTGTTCGCAGATGAACGTCGCCCTGGGCGCCCAAAAACCAACCCATTATCTCGTGATGAACAGCTTAGAATTAATAAGCGAAATCAACTACAGCGCGATAAAGTACGTGGCTTACGCCGCGTGGAATTGAAGATTAATGCTGACGCCGTCGATGTGCTCAACAGCCTTGCTGAGCAGCGTAACATCAGCCGCAGTGAACTGATTGAACAAATGTTGCTTGCTCAATTAGCCCACGATCAAGACAGATTTTAA
- a CDS encoding beta-N-acetylhexosaminidase has product MNKFKLSTLAAITATFGLMGSALADTTPQQLVDQLSTLKVNYKILDNRAGENGVDCAKLGADWASCNKVLITLTNTGDEIKGQDWAIYFHSIRQILAVDNDQFRITHLTGDLHKIEPTAKFAGFPANQAVEIPITGEYWQLFATDFMPRWYATSGDAKPKVLKSTDTEDINEYLTQFTGDQWKRTKDDNNVLMTPESRFVKNEAVKTLTAANLRGQIIPTPMDVKVYPQDVNLSQGVALDLSALPQPAAEVVQQRFELLGLKPNAAGFPIKTSIQPAKFKGDLAVSGAYELKIGEKGAQVIGFDPTGVFYGLQSILSLVPTDGSQKIATLDAKDAPRFDYRGVFLDVGRNFKTKDAVLRLLDQMAAYKLNKFHFHLSDDEGWRIEIPGLPELTEVGSKRCHDLTENTCLLPQLGSGPDSNNLGSGHFTRADYIDILKYAKARQIDVIPEIDMPAHARAAVVSMEARYNNLMKQGKEKEANEFRLLDPTDDSNTTSVQFYERKSYLNPCLDSSKRFVDKVIGEMAQMHKEAGMPLTTWHFGGDEAKNIRLGAGFQDKNGPIEPGKGIIDKSVEDKPWAKSQVCQDMVKQGKIQDVEHLSSHFAIEVSKLVNAHGIERMQAWQDGLKDAKDAKDFATKRVGVNFWDTLFWGGADAINDWANKGYEVVASNPDYVYFDMPYEVNPNERGYYWATRFSDEAKVFSFAPNNMPQNAETSVDRDGNHFSAKSDKPWPGVHGISGQSWNETVRTDEQMEYMIFPRVLPLAERAWHRAPWEQDYQAGREYIGGETHHVDTKALSADWQRFANIMGQRELAKLDKAGIAYRLPVPGARVVAGQLEANISLPGLNIEYSTDGGQHWQQYDAKVQPKVSGDVLIRSTSSDGKRSSRAEPVKA; this is encoded by the coding sequence ATGAATAAATTCAAATTAAGTACGTTGGCGGCGATAACCGCGACCTTTGGCTTGATGGGCTCTGCGCTGGCGGATACCACGCCACAACAGCTTGTTGATCAACTCAGTACGTTAAAAGTTAACTATAAAATTTTGGATAACCGAGCGGGCGAAAACGGGGTTGATTGTGCCAAGCTGGGGGCCGATTGGGCATCGTGCAATAAAGTCTTGATTACGCTGACCAACACCGGGGATGAGATCAAAGGCCAAGATTGGGCTATTTATTTCCACAGCATTCGCCAAATTCTGGCGGTAGATAACGATCAGTTCCGCATTACGCACCTGACTGGCGATCTGCATAAAATCGAACCTACGGCAAAGTTTGCCGGTTTTCCTGCCAATCAAGCGGTTGAAATCCCGATAACGGGTGAATACTGGCAACTGTTTGCCACTGACTTTATGCCGCGCTGGTATGCCACATCGGGCGATGCGAAACCCAAAGTCTTGAAAAGCACGGATACGGAAGATATCAACGAGTATCTGACTCAGTTCACGGGCGATCAGTGGAAACGAACCAAAGACGACAACAACGTACTGATGACGCCAGAATCACGTTTCGTGAAAAACGAGGCAGTGAAAACATTAACGGCGGCTAACTTGCGTGGACAGATCATTCCCACGCCGATGGACGTAAAAGTGTATCCGCAAGATGTGAACCTGAGCCAAGGCGTTGCACTGGATCTGAGTGCATTACCTCAACCGGCTGCCGAAGTTGTACAGCAGCGTTTCGAGTTGCTCGGCTTGAAGCCGAATGCGGCGGGTTTCCCGATAAAAACGTCTATTCAACCGGCGAAGTTTAAAGGTGACTTAGCGGTTTCTGGTGCTTATGAACTGAAAATTGGTGAGAAAGGTGCTCAGGTCATTGGTTTTGATCCCACAGGCGTATTTTATGGCCTGCAATCGATCCTTTCTTTAGTGCCGACCGATGGTAGCCAGAAAATTGCCACGTTGGACGCAAAGGATGCACCACGTTTTGACTACCGTGGTGTGTTCCTTGATGTTGGCCGTAATTTTAAAACCAAAGATGCGGTGTTGCGTTTGCTGGATCAAATGGCGGCTTACAAACTGAATAAGTTCCACTTCCATCTAAGCGATGATGAAGGCTGGCGTATCGAGATCCCCGGTCTACCGGAACTGACGGAAGTGGGCAGCAAGCGTTGCCATGATTTAACTGAAAACACCTGTTTATTGCCGCAATTGGGTTCAGGCCCAGATAGCAACAATTTGGGGAGCGGTCATTTCACCCGCGCTGATTACATTGACATCCTGAAGTACGCGAAAGCGCGCCAAATTGATGTTATTCCAGAAATCGACATGCCCGCCCATGCCCGCGCCGCCGTGGTTTCCATGGAAGCCCGCTACAACAATTTGATGAAACAAGGGAAAGAGAAAGAGGCGAACGAGTTCCGTCTACTCGACCCTACCGATGACTCCAACACGACCTCGGTTCAGTTCTATGAGCGCAAAAGCTACTTAAATCCCTGTCTGGATTCATCTAAGCGCTTCGTCGATAAAGTGATCGGTGAAATGGCTCAGATGCATAAAGAAGCGGGTATGCCATTAACGACTTGGCACTTCGGTGGCGATGAGGCAAAAAATATCCGATTGGGTGCGGGTTTCCAGGATAAAAACGGTCCTATTGAACCCGGTAAAGGCATTATTGATAAGAGTGTTGAAGATAAGCCATGGGCCAAATCGCAGGTCTGTCAGGACATGGTCAAACAAGGCAAGATCCAGGACGTCGAGCATCTATCCAGCCACTTCGCCATTGAAGTGAGCAAACTGGTGAACGCCCATGGCATTGAAAGAATGCAAGCGTGGCAGGATGGCTTGAAAGATGCCAAAGACGCGAAAGACTTTGCGACCAAGCGTGTCGGCGTCAACTTCTGGGACACCTTGTTCTGGGGCGGTGCGGACGCGATCAATGATTGGGCCAACAAAGGCTACGAAGTGGTGGCGTCTAACCCTGATTATGTCTACTTCGATATGCCATACGAAGTTAACCCCAATGAGCGTGGTTACTACTGGGCGACCCGTTTTAGTGATGAAGCTAAAGTGTTCAGTTTTGCGCCAAATAACATGCCGCAAAATGCCGAAACCTCTGTCGATCGCGATGGTAATCACTTTAGCGCGAAAAGTGATAAACCTTGGCCTGGTGTACACGGCATTTCCGGTCAGTCATGGAACGAAACCGTTCGCACTGATGAGCAAATGGAATACATGATCTTCCCACGCGTTCTGCCGCTGGCGGAGCGTGCTTGGCACCGTGCGCCATGGGAGCAAGATTATCAAGCAGGCCGTGAGTATATCGGCGGCGAAACACATCATGTCGACACCAAGGCATTGAGCGCCGATTGGCAGCGTTTCGCTAATATCATGGGGCAACGTGAATTGGCGAAACTGGACAAAGCAGGTATCGCTTATCGCTTACCTGTTCCGGGTGCGCGAGTCGTGGCGGGTCAACTGGAGGCAAATATCTCCTTGCCAGGTTTGAATATCGAGTATTCAACGGATGGTGGCCAACATTGGCAACAGTATGATGCCAAGGTGCAACCAAAAGTCAGCGGTGATGTGCTGATCCGTTCAACCAGCTCAGATGGCAAGCGTAGTAGTCGTGCCGAGCCGGTTAAAGCCTGA
- the fldA gene encoding flavodoxin FldA: MATVGIFFGSDTGNTENIAKMIQKQLGKEVAEVHDIAKSSKEDLEAFDILLIGIPTWYYGEAQCDWDDFFPTLEEIDFNGKLVALFGCGDQEDYAEYFCDAMGTVRDIIEPRGAAIVGHWPTAGYHFEASKGLADDDHFIGLAIDEDRQPELTNERVDAWVKQISEEMNLSEITG, encoded by the coding sequence ATGGCAACTGTAGGCATTTTCTTTGGCAGCGATACTGGCAATACCGAAAACATTGCCAAGATGATCCAAAAGCAACTGGGCAAAGAGGTTGCTGAGGTTCATGACATTGCCAAAAGCAGCAAAGAAGACTTAGAAGCCTTCGATATCCTGCTGATCGGTATCCCAACTTGGTATTACGGCGAAGCACAGTGTGACTGGGATGATTTCTTCCCGACACTGGAAGAGATCGATTTCAACGGTAAGCTGGTTGCCTTGTTTGGTTGTGGCGATCAGGAAGACTATGCTGAGTATTTCTGTGATGCGATGGGGACAGTCCGTGACATCATCGAACCACGAGGCGCAGCGATTGTCGGCCACTGGCCAACGGCAGGCTACCACTTTGAAGCCTCTAAAGGCTTGGCTGATGACGATCACTTTATTGGTTTGGCTATCGATGAAGATCGTCAACCGGAGCTGACAAACGAACGTGTTGATGCTTGGGTTAAACAAATCAGTGAAGAGATGAATTTGTCAGAAATCACGGGTTAA
- a CDS encoding EamA family transporter, with protein MSTWLIYALLSALTASLVAIFGKIGLQHLDANTATAVRAVVMALFLVGVVVVQGKFNLVGAVLADKKALLFVVLSGVAGALSWLFYFMAIKNGNVSQVAPIDKLSVVFAVILAFILFGEKISLVAGLGVALITAGALMVALG; from the coding sequence ATGAGTACATGGCTAATTTACGCCCTGCTGTCTGCCCTCACCGCCTCTCTGGTGGCCATTTTCGGTAAGATTGGTCTGCAACATTTGGATGCCAATACGGCCACTGCTGTACGTGCTGTGGTCATGGCACTGTTTCTCGTCGGTGTGGTGGTGGTTCAGGGGAAATTTAATCTGGTTGGCGCGGTGCTGGCAGATAAGAAAGCCCTCTTGTTTGTGGTGCTGAGTGGCGTTGCTGGGGCATTATCTTGGCTGTTCTATTTTATGGCCATCAAGAACGGCAATGTTTCGCAGGTCGCCCCCATTGATAAGCTTAGCGTCGTTTTCGCCGTGATATTGGCCTTTATCCTTTTCGGCGAGAAGATTTCGCTGGTGGCGGGATTGGGCGTCGCCTTAATTACCGCCGGTGCGTTGATGGTGGCATTAGGCTGA
- the ybfF gene encoding esterase has translation MKLNFRLQNALSSTPSLPIILIHGLFGNLDNLGVLARDLQKDHNVIAVDLRDHGLSPRSPQVNYADMAQDLLELMDQLAIEKAVIIGHSMGGKVAMALTAIAPDRIEKVVAIDVAPVNYQVRRHDQIFTALNAVSAAGVTQRQEAAQLMRESIKEEGVIQFLLKSFQNGEWRFNVPALWDQYENIVGWQPIPPWPHPILFIRGELSPYIQDAHRDEIARQFPQARAHVVSGTGHWVHAEKPDSVLRAIHRFIDEDLTSTKTS, from the coding sequence ATGAAATTAAACTTCCGCTTACAAAACGCACTTTCTTCCACGCCATCGTTGCCCATTATTTTGATCCATGGATTATTTGGTAACTTAGATAATCTGGGAGTCCTAGCCCGCGATCTACAAAAAGACCATAACGTGATCGCGGTTGATTTGCGCGACCACGGCTTATCGCCCCGTTCTCCACAAGTGAATTACGCGGATATGGCGCAAGACCTGCTGGAATTAATGGATCAGCTCGCGATAGAGAAAGCCGTTATTATCGGCCATTCGATGGGGGGGAAAGTGGCCATGGCATTGACAGCCATTGCCCCAGACCGCATTGAGAAAGTGGTCGCGATTGATGTGGCCCCAGTTAATTATCAAGTACGCCGCCATGACCAAATATTTACAGCGCTCAATGCGGTCAGTGCTGCTGGGGTGACCCAGCGGCAGGAAGCGGCTCAATTGATGCGCGAATCCATCAAAGAAGAAGGTGTGATTCAATTCTTGCTGAAGTCATTCCAAAACGGCGAATGGCGCTTTAATGTGCCAGCACTGTGGGACCAATACGAGAATATTGTCGGCTGGCAGCCCATTCCTCCTTGGCCCCACCCTATCTTGTTTATTCGTGGTGAGTTATCACCCTATATTCAGGACGCACATCGCGATGAAATTGCCCGCCAGTTCCCACAAGCTCGTGCCCATGTCGTCTCTGGCACCGGTCATTGGGTGCATGCTGAAAAACCGGATTCAGTCTTACGGGCTATCCATCGCTTCATAGATGAAGACCTGACAAGTACGAAAACGAGCTGA
- the seqA gene encoding replication initiation negative regulator SeqA — translation MKTIELDEELYRYIASHTQHIGESASDILRRMLKFTAGQPVVSSTASHDGVKVAVAPAPRDRVRAVRELLLSDEYAEQSRAVNRFMLVLSTLYTLDAQAFSEATESLHGRTRVYFAGDQQTLLQNGTHTKPKHVPGTPYWVITNTNTERKRSMVQHIMLAMQFPQDLADKVCGTI, via the coding sequence ATGAAAACTATTGAACTCGACGAAGAGCTTTATCGCTATATTGCCAGTCACACGCAACACATTGGTGAGAGCGCGTCTGATATTTTGCGACGTATGCTGAAGTTTACTGCGGGCCAGCCGGTTGTTAGCTCAACAGCTAGCCATGATGGGGTGAAAGTGGCGGTCGCACCAGCACCACGGGATCGGGTTCGTGCTGTGCGCGAATTACTGCTGTCCGATGAGTATGCCGAGCAAAGCCGAGCGGTTAACCGCTTTATGCTAGTGCTATCAACACTCTATACCCTAGATGCTCAGGCATTTTCTGAGGCGACAGAATCATTACATGGCCGTACTCGGGTTTATTTTGCCGGTGATCAGCAAACATTATTGCAAAATGGGACGCATACCAAACCCAAACATGTTCCTGGTACACCATACTGGGTAATCACCAATACCAATACCGAGCGTAAACGCAGCATGGTGCAACACATCATGTTGGCTATGCAGTTCCCACAAGATTTGGCTGATAAAGTGTGTGGAACTATCTAA